Part of the Deinococcus radiopugnans ATCC 19172 genome is shown below.
AGTGGTCGCCGCTGGCGTTCAGGAACACCTGCGTCTTGGCCTCCAGCCGGCGGAAGGCGGTGGTGTGCAGCACGCGGTCCCGGTCCTTCTGAAAGGCGGTGCGCGTCGGGCTCTCGGCTTCCGGGTATTCGCGCCCGCGAGAGTCGCGGCTCAGGGCGGCGTAGGGCGCGAGCGTCTGCGCCTCGCGGGCCTCCAGATCGGCGCGGCTGAGCATGGGGGCAGTGTAGGGCAAGCGTGCGCCCGCAGCCGGGTGTCTTCACGGACCCTCAACCCCACGGCGTCTGCCCGCCCCACGCCCCATGCACGGCGCGTCCCCGCCTAAAATGCCCGCATGAAGCCCGCCGTTCACCAACCGGCCCCCGAGTTCACGCGCCGCAGCGACGACGGGCGCACCGTCAGCCTGCGCGGCCTGCGTGGGCAGTGGGTGGTGCTGTATTTCTACCCGCGTGCGAGTTCGGCCGGCTGCACCACCGAGGCCCGGCACTTTGAGGCCGCGCTGCCCGAATTCAAGCGCCTGAACGCGGCGGTGATCGGCGTCAGCACCGACACCGAGGCCCATCAGGCGCACTTCCGCGACACCTGCGGCCTGACGCACCCGCTGATTCCCGATGGGGACCGGACGCTGTGCCGGGCCTACGGCGTGCTGGGCGGCCTGGGCGTGCTGACCGGCCGGGCCGCCCGAGCCACCTTTCTGATCGACCCACAGGGCGTGCTGGTCCATGCGCACCGCAGCGCCAACCCGCAAGGCCACGCCGCCGTCATGGTGCAGCAACTGGAGCGGCGGGCTGCCGCCGCGCGGCCGGGTTAGGGGTGGCCGCCCTCACCCTCGCTGACCTCCGCGCGGCGGCGTTCCGCACGCTGACGCCGCAGCCCTCGCTGCAGGCGGCGCTGGACGGCATGGGCTTCTTGCAGGCCGACCCGATCCGTGCCCCCGCCCGCGCGCAGGACCTGACGCTGCTGGCCCGTGTGCCGGGCTACCGGGCCGGTGAACTGGAACGCCGCTACGCCGAACTGGACGCCGAGGAAGACATGATTCCCAACTACGGCTTCGTGCCGCGGGCGGTGCAGGCGCTCTTGCACCCCCGCGAGGTGACGCCGGGCCGGGTGGAGCTGGAGCATCCGGGGCTGCTGGACGAGGTCCGCGCCCGGTTGAACGGGGGCGATGAACTGCATCCGCGTGAGCTGGCCGCCGCGCTGGGCCACGGGCGCACCATCAACGCCTGGGGCGGGCAGTCCAGCATTGGCACCCGCCTGCTGGGCGCGCTGCACTACCGGGGCGAGGCCCGCGTGATCCGGCGGGTGGGCGGCGTGCGCGTGTATGGCCCCGCGCCGCATCTGGCCGCCCTGCGTGATGATCCTCTTCCGGAGGCCGAACGTCTGCGCCGCGCCGTGCATCTGCTGGCTGCCCTTTACGGCCCACTGCCGGAAGCCAGCCTGCGTTATCTGGTCAGCCTGTCCGGCTTCGGCTTTCCGCATCGGCGCGGCGAATTGAAGGCGGCGTTGAAAGCGGCTCTCAGGGAAGAACTGTCGGGCGCGGCGGTGGACGGCGTGAAGTATGTCTGGACTTCGGATCACTCTCCCTCCGACTCGCCCGCCCCGCGCGGGGTGCGGATCGTGGGGCCGTTCGACCCACTGGTGTGGGACCGCCGCCGCTTCGAGCACCTGCACGGCTGGCCCTACCGTTTCGAGGCGTACACACCCGCCGCCAGACGCACGATGGGCTACTACGCCCTGCCCGTGTTTCACGCCGGACGCGCGGTGGGCTGGGCCAATCTGAGCGTCGGCGGGGGAGGGCTGGAAGCTGAGCTGGGATACGTGCCCGGCTTCCGGCAGACCGCTGCCTTCCGCTAGGGCCTGGAGGCCGAACTGGAGCGCTACCGTACCTTTCTGGCCCTGCGGTGAGGCGCGGTCATGAGTGGAGTGTGTAAATGACTCATGACGCTATGATCGGGGCGATATGAGTGACGGCGAGAGAAAGTATTTTGGCACCGACGGCGTGCGGGCGGTGGCCGGCGAGTTTCCCCTGACGGCGGCCTGGGTGATGAACCTCGGGGCAGCGGCCGGCGAGGTGCTCACCCGCCGCTCCGAATCGGGCAAGGTCAGCGTGGTGATCGGCAAGGACACCCGCCAGAGCGGCGACATGCTGGAAGCCGCGCTCGCGGCGGGGCTGACCGCGCGTGGCGTGAACGTGATTCACGTGGGCGTGCTGCCCACCCCCGGCGTCAGTTACCTCACGCGGCAGCTGGGGGCCGACGCGGGCGTGGTGATCAGCGCCTCGCACAACCCGTACCAGGACAACGGCATCAAGTTCTTCGGCGCCGACGGTCAGAAGCTCAGCGACGCCACCGAACACGAGATCGAGGCCGCCATCGACGAGGTGGAGGGTCTGCCGCCCGTGACCGGCGTGGATCTGGGCGGCGTGACCAACTCCACCGAGGCCGAGCGGGTGTACATCCAGTACCTGACCTCGCACGCGCCGGACCTGAGTGGCCTCAAGATCGCGCTGGACTGCGCCAACGGCGCGGCCTACCGGGTGGCTCCCAAGGTCTTTCAGGCGGCGGGCGCCGACGTGTTCGCGGTGTACACCACGCCCGACGGGCGCAACATCAACCGGGGCTGCGGCAGCACCCACATGGACCACCTGCAGGCCATCGTCCGCAACGGCGACTACGACCTGGGCGTGGCCTTCGACGGTGACGCGGACCGTGCCCTGTTCGTCGATTCGCGCGGCAACGTGGTCCACGGCGACCACATGCTGCTGCTGAACGCCCGCGCCCGCCCGGCGGCGGCGGTGGTGGCCACGATCATGACCAACATGGCGCTGGAGGTGAAGCTGGAGGAGGCCGGGATTCCGCTGGAGCGTACCGCCGTGGGCGACCGCTACGTGCACGAACGCCTGCATTCCAAGGGCCTGCAACTGGGCGGCGAGCAGAGCGGCCATGTGCTGTTCCTGGACGTCTCACCCACCGGGGACGGCGTGTTGACCGCGCTGCTGACCCTGGCCAGCATGAAAGCGTTGGACACCACCCTGGACGTGCTGTTCGACGAACTGACCATGTACCCCCAGACGCTGGTCAACGTGCGCGTGGCCGACAAGAAGGCCATCGCGCGCGACGAGACGGTGCAGATTGCGGTCTCGAAGGCCGAGGCGCAACTGGCCGGCCGGGGCCGCGTCAACCTGCGGCCCAGCGGCACCGAGAACCTGATCCGCGTGATGGTGGAGGGCCAGGACGCCGCCGAGATCCACGAAATCGCCCGCGTGCTGGCCGCCGTCGTCGAGGAACGCGGCCTGAGCAGCGCGGCGCCCGCACAGTAACCCCCCGGTTCCTGCCGGGTTTCATCAGTTTCCCCGCGCATGGCTCTCATTCACCCTGGGCACAATGGCTGGAGGAGGACTTCTCATGAACAACACCCAGATTACGAAGGCACTGGTGGCCGCGCTGCTGGCCGCCCCGCTGCTGGCCCAGAGCGCGGGCGCGCAGAACTCGCCGCTGAAGGTCACGTCGTCCACCCTGCTGGTCAAAGAGGTGCAGCAGGACGGCAAGACCACCGAGACACTGACCGACACCGCCAACCGGGGCGTGGCGCCGGGAGACCTGCTGCAACTGCAGCAGCGGGTGGAGAACACCAGCAAGGCGGCGGTCAAGCAGCTCAAGCTGAACATGGCGGTGCCGGCGGCCACCTCGTACGTCGGTCAGCAGTGTGATGTGGACGGCGTGACGGCGCTGTTTACCATCGACGGCAAGTCCTACGCCGCCGAGCCCCTCAAGAAGTTCGTGACCGTGACCGAGAACGGTCAGGACACCAGGAAGGAAGTCACGGTCAATCCCAGCGAGTACACGGGCGTCCGCTGGCAGCTGCCCGAGCTGAGGGGCGGCGGCGTGATCACCTGCTTTATCCGGGCCAGCGTCAAATAGGCGCGGCGGGCGCAGTGGGGGAGGCGAGCCGCCGGGACTCGGGACTCGCCTCCTGTTCTTTTGCCGGTCGATCATACGGATTTCGCTTCATTACGCAACAATCGGGAAAGC
Proteins encoded:
- a CDS encoding peroxiredoxin, with product MKPAVHQPAPEFTRRSDDGRTVSLRGLRGQWVVLYFYPRASSAGCTTEARHFEAALPEFKRLNAAVIGVSTDTEAHQAHFRDTCGLTHPLIPDGDRTLCRAYGVLGGLGVLTGRAARATFLIDPQGVLVHAHRSANPQGHAAVMVQQLERRAAAARPG
- the glmM gene encoding phosphoglucosamine mutase; the encoded protein is MSDGERKYFGTDGVRAVAGEFPLTAAWVMNLGAAAGEVLTRRSESGKVSVVIGKDTRQSGDMLEAALAAGLTARGVNVIHVGVLPTPGVSYLTRQLGADAGVVISASHNPYQDNGIKFFGADGQKLSDATEHEIEAAIDEVEGLPPVTGVDLGGVTNSTEAERVYIQYLTSHAPDLSGLKIALDCANGAAYRVAPKVFQAAGADVFAVYTTPDGRNINRGCGSTHMDHLQAIVRNGDYDLGVAFDGDADRALFVDSRGNVVHGDHMLLLNARARPAAAVVATIMTNMALEVKLEEAGIPLERTAVGDRYVHERLHSKGLQLGGEQSGHVLFLDVSPTGDGVLTALLTLASMKALDTTLDVLFDELTMYPQTLVNVRVADKKAIARDETVQIAVSKAEAQLAGRGRVNLRPSGTENLIRVMVEGQDAAEIHEIARVLAAVVEERGLSSAAPAQ
- a CDS encoding DNA glycosylase AlkZ-like family protein yields the protein MAALTLADLRAAAFRTLTPQPSLQAALDGMGFLQADPIRAPARAQDLTLLARVPGYRAGELERRYAELDAEEDMIPNYGFVPRAVQALLHPREVTPGRVELEHPGLLDEVRARLNGGDELHPRELAAALGHGRTINAWGGQSSIGTRLLGALHYRGEARVIRRVGGVRVYGPAPHLAALRDDPLPEAERLRRAVHLLAALYGPLPEASLRYLVSLSGFGFPHRRGELKAALKAALREELSGAAVDGVKYVWTSDHSPSDSPAPRGVRIVGPFDPLVWDRRRFEHLHGWPYRFEAYTPAARRTMGYYALPVFHAGRAVGWANLSVGGGGLEAELGYVPGFRQTAAFR